From the bacterium genome, the window TCGCTCTTCCCCGCCGAGCGCTTCGAGGCGGTGCTCGAGCAGGTCAGCTCCGGCGGCGGCTCCTTCCTCTCGGTCTTCCTCGCGGCCTACGGGCGCCAGTTCGTGCCGACGCGCTGGGGCAAGGCGCTCTGGGACCTCACGGCCGCGCGCGCCAGCGCGCTGCTGCGCTTTGCCGACGCGCTCATCGACGCCTCGCCGGAACTGCGGCTGACCGCCAACTCCTTCTCCTTCATCGGACGCAAGCGGTGAGCGTCCTCATCGCTTGCTCCTACGAAGTCGGCGGCTTGCCCTTCCGCATGGCCGAGGTGCTCAACCGGCGGGGACTGCCGGTCTGGTATCTCTCGGTCGCGCCGCCGACCGGCGGGCACGATTCGACGCGTTTTCATTACGGCGAGCGGCACGAGCCATGGGACATCAGCGAGCGCATCGGCGGCGGCGCATCACCGCGAGAGGTCGTGCGCCGCCTCGCCGCGGCCCGGCGCGAGCTGGACATCCGGGCGGCGTTCGCCACGGGGGCGGAGGCGCACCTCCTCGGCCGCGCCGGCCTCCCGTATCACTACTGGTGTTACGGCTCCGACCTCGACTGGCAGGCATTCGCGCCGCTGTGGCCGGAGGGCCACCCGCTCCTGCGCAGGGCCTGGACGTTCAGCCGCTTCGCGCTGGGATTGCGGCGGCGACAGCGCCGCTCGCTTCGCGACGCCGTCGCGGTGATGGTCGCGCCGTACCAGAAACCGGCTCTGGATCGCATTCGCGCGGGGGCGCCGTTGTTCGCGCTGCCGCACCTGCTGGCCGTCGATGATCGCGCGCGGCTGCTCGAGCGGCGGGCCGCGGAGCGCGACGCGGTTCGTCGGATCGTGGGCGCCGAGCGCTTCATCTTCTCGGCGGCGCGGCACGTCTGGTGCGGCGCGCTCGCGGCACAGGCGGACAACAAGGGGAACGACGTGGTGATTCGTGCCTTCGCCCGCTGGCGCGGGAGCGGCGGGGACCGCGCGGTGCGGCTCGTGCTCGTGCGCAAGGGGCCGGACACCGAAGCCTCCGCGCGGCTCGTGGCCGAGTTGGGCCTCGCCGACGCGGTGACGTGGCTGGGGGAGATGAACCGCGACGAGCTGGGCCGGCTTTACCGCGGCGCCGACCTCTGCCTCGGGCAGTTCGGCACGCCGGTCATCACCTACGCGATGCTCGAGCCGCTGGCGGAGGGGACGCCGTGCCTCTCGCACTTCGTCTTCCCGCACCCGGGCGTCCCCGGCTACCCGGAGCCGCCGCCGGGGATGGCGCCGCGCGACCCGGAGGGGCTGGCCCGCGAAATCGGGCTCCTGCTCGGGGACGAGGCGGCGCGGGAGGACGCGGCCGCGCGCTCCTGGGCGTGGGTGCGCGACCACTGCTCCGAGGAACGCTTCGTCGAGGCCTTCCGGGAGATCTTCCCGTTGGAGGCCTGGCCTGCCTTCGGCGCTCGACCTGGCGACTTGGCGATGTCCTGAACACCGCCGGCGACTGCGGGAGTTTGCCCGGCGGGACGGCTTCCGATAAGATGCCCGTCGGACGCCCGAGGGGGGGTGCGATTCCCGGCGATGTCGAAGCTGAAGATCTCCGTTCTCGTCCCGGCGTTCAACGAGGAGCAGGCCATCCGCCTCACCGTGGAGAACCTGCGCCAGACGCTCGCGACCCTGCCCGTCGAAGCCGAGATCCTGGTGATCGACGACGGCTCGACCGACGGGACGGCCGAGCAGGCGCGCCTGGCCGGCGTCACCGTCTTGCGGCACCCCCACAACATCGGCTACGGCAGGGCCCTCAAGACGGGCCTTGAGCGTGCTGCGGGCGACTGGATCGTGATCGTCGACGCCGACGGCACCTACCCGACGGAGGCGCTCCCATCCTTGCTGCGGGAGATCCCCGCCTTCGACATGGTGGTGGGCGCGCGCGGCGGCCCGTGCTATCACGGCTCCGTCGCCAAGCGCCTGGGCCGCTGGTCCCTCAAGGCGATGGTTCATTTCGTCTGCGGGATCTCCGTCCCGGACGTCAACTCGGGCTTCCGGGTCTTTCGCCGGGACATCGGGCTGCGCCACATGGCGAACATCAGCAACGGCTTTTCCTTCACCACGACGCTGACCCTGATCATGCTGCTCGAAGGACACTTCGTGCACTATGTCCCCATCGACTATCGGGAGCGGGCGGGGAAGAGCAAGGTGCGGTTCCGGCGCGACATCCTGCGGACCATGCAGATTCTCGTCCAGGCCATCCTGCAGTACAACCCGATCAAGCTCTTCCTCCTCTTCGCGACCACGCCGGCATGGATCGCGCCCCCGGCCCTGCTGCTCGACTTCTTCCTGGCACAGGGCGTCCACAGCGGGATCATTGTCGCTCTCCTGGCAAGCGCTTCCCTGGTGATCTTCGCGCTGGGGCTGGTGATCAGCGGCCTGAAGTGAGCTCAACCCCGGCAGCCATGCCGTCCGCCGGCGACATCGCGACCGGCGGGAGCCGCGAACCGCGGACCGGGGAGATCCGGCGGTTGGCGGCCGCGGCGGCCGTCTTCCTCGCGGCAGCGGCACTCCTGGCCTGTCTGTCGGGCCGGGGCGACAATTCGGCCTGGATCAAGATGACCTCCCCCGTGGAGAGGACGCACGCCTCCAACCCCCTCATCGGGTACGCCTACACCCTCGGCGGCGAACCGGTGCACAAGGAGAACCTCTCCTTCGCCAGCCAGGTGCTGTTCTTCAGGGGGGCCGACCAGGGACAGCGCGTCCAGTTCGACCTGTACTACCAGAGGGCGTTCGTTTCCTTCGTCGCCGCCTGCCTGTTTCCCTTCCTGGACGCCTGGACCGCCCTCCTGCTGGTCAACCTCCTCGCCTGGGGACTGGCGGCGCTCGCCACCTGGGCGTTGATCCGGGCCATGGGAGGCGGGGGGCGGGCGGCCTTTCTCGGCGTGGTCCTCTGCGCGGGCGGGATGGGGTTCGTCAGCCACGTCGGCGACCTGTCCGCCCACCTCGCAGCCTTCGCGCTCTACTACCTCGGGGTGTATGCGCTGGTCGCCCTGGAGGCGCACGCCCGGGACCTGCCGCTCCGGACCCACCTTGCCCTCGGCGGTCTCCTCGCCCTGGCCTGTCTCCAGTACAACACCGGCCTCATCCTCGTCCTGGGCTACGCCGCGGTGTCGCTGCGGGCGAACCGCTGGTGGAAGATCCTGGCGGGCGTGGCGGTTGCGCTCAGCGCGCAGTATCTCTGGATCGCCTTCCTGAGCGTAAAGGCCGCTGGCGGCGTGGACCCGGTCGGCTGGCTGGACCTCCAGGCCACCGAGCGGCGCTACCTCGTCGACTCGCTGACCGCGTGGGCCTCCCTGGCCCGGCACCCCGTTCAGGCCGTCTCGGCGCTGCTCGGGCGCGCCGGCGAATTCCTGAGCTTCGACTCCCCCCCCGTCGTCCTTCTGGGATTGGCGGCCTTCGCCGTCGCTGTGCGGCGGGGCACGCTGCCGCGGACGTATGCCGTGCTCCTCCTGGCGCCGTTTGCCGCCGGCCTGGTGTACGCCCAGTCGGCGAGCGCCCGCGGGTACCTCGTCTACGGAGTGAGCATCCTCCTCTACGGGCCGTTGGCTCTGCTGGCGGACGAATGGCTCGGGGCGCAAGATCGCGGGCGGCGAGTCCTGACGTGGGTGCTCATCGCCGTTGCTCTTCCGGTTCACTTCGCGTGGTCCGCAGCGCACCTGGCGGGGAACTTCGGGCCGGTGAAGACCTATTTCCTGGGGGCGGATCAGGGCTACGGGCTTTTCACCCGCCGGCCGGTCATCGTGAGCCTCACCGGCGAAGAACCGACGCCTGCGCTGTTCGGCGGGAGAGGACCGCTGGTGATGTCCGGGGCGTTCGCAGCCCCGAATGGCCCGCCGCTGGCGGTTGACGGCTGGCGGGGGGGCACGGCGACGGTCAACAGGAGCATCTTCATCCTCTACATCCTGGCGCTGCTGCTGGCCGCGGATTGGCCCCGGAGGAGGCGGGCGGTGGCCGTCACCGCCGGCCTGGTGTCGCTGTCCCTGGTCTTCCCCGGCTCCCTGGCCTTCGGAAGCGGCAGCCTCCTCATGGTTGAGCGGGCCATCCCCATCGGGGCGTCCGCGGACGCGGCGCGTTACACGGTGACCTTGTCGGAGGAGACGAAACGCTCCTTCGCCCGGAGCCGCCGCCACGGGGACGAGATCGAGATCTTCTTCCACGGCGAGGGGGTGACGCCGACCGTGCTCCTCGACGAGGAGTTCTTCGAGATCACGCCTGCTTCGCGGGCAAACTGCTTTCTCGTCGTCGACGGCGAGCGGTTCGCAGCGCGCCTGGCGAAAGCGAAGAGCCTGATCTTGCGTCTGAGCGGCAACGGGATCGCCGGCGGCTGGCAGCGGCGAGGGCTGCCCGGACGCCGGCTGGACGACCCGGGCGCCGCGCGGGCCAGCGCGCTGGTGCCGATGCTGGAGGTGCGGCTGCGCAACCCGGACGGTTTCCTGACTTTCGCCGCCTTCTGACCAGGTGTCGGGGACCGGCCCACATCCGCGTACGCGGCGGATCGGGGACCGGAGGAGCGGTTGACCGGTTCCCGCCGTTGGGGCATCGTGGGCAGCACATCGGCAACGGGGAGGCACGCGCGACACCATGGGGCCAGAGCGGGGGATCCGGTGGTGACGCTCCCCGCGGCGGGGGAGCGGCGGCGAACCATTGCGTGTGTCGTTGTCTTCTGCCTGGCCGTCCTGGTGTCGCTGGCGTGGCTGGCCGGGTGGTCCGCCACCGTTGCGCCGGACTCGGGCAGTTATTTCCAGACCCTCTCCTCGCTCTTCGGCGACGATCGAAGCCTTTGCCTGCGGACTCCCTTCTATCCGCTCCTGATGGCAGCGGCCGACGCGGCCGGGCACTCGGGATGGCTGGTGCTGGGGGTCCAGATCGTGTGCCACGCCCTGGCCGCGTCCGTGATGGCGGCGGTGCTCTGGCCGGCGAGCGCCGCGGCGGCCACCGTCGTCGGGCTCCTCCTGGCGGTGGACCTCT encodes:
- a CDS encoding glycosyltransferase family 2 protein codes for the protein MSKLKISVLVPAFNEEQAIRLTVENLRQTLATLPVEAEILVIDDGSTDGTAEQARLAGVTVLRHPHNIGYGRALKTGLERAAGDWIVIVDADGTYPTEALPSLLREIPAFDMVVGARGGPCYHGSVAKRLGRWSLKAMVHFVCGISVPDVNSGFRVFRRDIGLRHMANISNGFSFTTTLTLIMLLEGHFVHYVPIDYRERAGKSKVRFRRDILRTMQILVQAILQYNPIKLFLLFATTPAWIAPPALLLDFFLAQGVHSGIIVALLASASLVIFALGLVISGLK
- a CDS encoding glycosyltransferase; protein product: MSVLIACSYEVGGLPFRMAEVLNRRGLPVWYLSVAPPTGGHDSTRFHYGERHEPWDISERIGGGASPREVVRRLAAARRELDIRAAFATGAEAHLLGRAGLPYHYWCYGSDLDWQAFAPLWPEGHPLLRRAWTFSRFALGLRRRQRRSLRDAVAVMVAPYQKPALDRIRAGAPLFALPHLLAVDDRARLLERRAAERDAVRRIVGAERFIFSAARHVWCGALAAQADNKGNDVVIRAFARWRGSGGDRAVRLVLVRKGPDTEASARLVAELGLADAVTWLGEMNRDELGRLYRGADLCLGQFGTPVITYAMLEPLAEGTPCLSHFVFPHPGVPGYPEPPPGMAPRDPEGLAREIGLLLGDEAAREDAAARSWAWVRDHCSEERFVEAFREIFPLEAWPAFGARPGDLAMS